Below is a genomic region from Neurospora crassa OR74A linkage group VII, whole genome shotgun sequence.
ATGCGTTCGGTATTCCTTCCTTTGGCACCTCCATTGACAGCCATGGTGTTGGCAGAGGTATTGAAGCTTCTGAAGATAGAGGTAACTGTAGCTCGGGAGGTGATTGCGATCCGGGTCTCTCCCCACTCTCCATATTCCCCGAGTTGCCCAAACATGAGCCAGCAATGTGTAGATctgaaggtggtggaggagaaacCTGTGCCGTTTGTGATGATTGTGGTAGTCCAGCCTTACTCTTAGCCTCCTCCGAGCCAGAGGCAGAGGTAAGAGTACCCTCAGACTTCTCACACTCATTGTCGCCGGCCTTCTTGTTCTCAGCCTTTTTGCTCGAACAGCCTAGTTCTAGACCAGAAGcgctttcctctttcttcttatcttGCTTCATCTTTGAGGATTCCCCCAATGTGGCGGACCATTCATCCTTGAGACTTTTCAACGACGCTTCGACCTTGTCGGCATGTGATGTCTCGTGCTGAGCCTGTGAATGGGCGTGTTTCCCAttccccctcttcttcctcttgttttTAGCCCGGGTGCACTCCTCGATACCCAAGACATCTTTATCCCCTGGTTTTGTGTCGGCACAGTCCCTAGAGTCCGTCAGGTCTCCAGCGCCATTCCCGCTTTGAGCAGTAGAACCGGCCCTGCTGGGCCTGCTGTCCTCATCCGTAAGCCTCATCCACTTTCCATCAGTCATTGGGATAGGCACAGCAGAAGGATCAGGTGGTACATGTACTTGGGAGGGCGGCTGCTGCCGTGTCGCAGGTTGAGAGACAGGTGACAAAAGGGGAACAAAACCACCAGCTAGAGTGGCCCGGGGTACCTCTGGCCCAGTTCCTGTCCTTGGAACACCTGCACCGGCAACAACGGTTGAACGTTCAGAGGAACCCGGAGGTGCCTTTGGAGACGCCGCCTCCAGCAACTTCGACAGCTCCGCAAACTTTTCCTGTGCCCGCCGCATGTGGAGAGCTTTCTTTTCGGGCGAGGACATCGATACCTCATCCGGCTCTGTCTTCTTTCGCTCGTTCCAGAACCTTGCCATACCCGATGAGTCAAACGTACCCAAGGCTTTTGCTGCTCTGGATTCCATTTGAAGTGATGAACCCGGTTTCACATCTGCGGGTGAGCTGTCCGAGAGCCGAGAAGGCGATTGGAAGTGCGCCTGTTCTCCTGGTTGTTGTTCCTCGTGTCCTGCGACGGGTTCTGGTTCTATTTCTGGTTTCAAACTGGGAAGAGTGGAAGACTTTTTGACTTTCTTGCGTCTTGACTTCTGTCTTTTCTTGGCAGACTGCTGCTCTTTCTCTGCTTCCCGGCTTGAAAAGGTGTGGATCGCAACTTCGCCTGGGCTATCAAGCCTGAGGAGGTAATCGGCGGTCAGGTCGACGGAGCCGCGTATAGAAATGGCTGCGGACTGCCCCGGAATCTCGGGCCAGAGGGTGGACGGAGAGGGACTCCATGTAAAATGTGGCTTCTGAGCATCCTCGGTTGGAGGTTTTGCCTCTCCCCAGAATTTGGTGATTATCAAGCCTAAAAGCCTTGGAGGCACGCCGATTGTCTCCAGGTTCAGGACATTGGACTGCAGCACGCTGGGAATGGCCAGGAGAAAGTTGAGCCATGTCGGATCAAAGTAGGGGTACCCTTCTGCGAATAACTGTCAGTTCGAATGGCCACAGAGAACAGGGTGGAGGTTGTCAAAAGACTTACGCGGCATGCTCTCCCGCGATCCCCAATACTTTCTGACCATGATAGTCAAGCGGTCGATAGGGTATTTCCGACCGCATGTAAGCAACTTCAACACGTCGATTAATTCGCATTTGTAGTGCTTCACGGACTCTAGGGCATCTTTGCCAGGCGCCAATGCTGTTTTCAGTTGTTGCTCATTGAACACGCCAGAGTGTATAGCAGCTTCGATTTTTTCTCTTGTTCTGGGCTTGCCACCATAGAATCTGGTGCAATCAAATTCCATGGTGATGTCATTTAAAAATCGGCCACACTTGGCAAGCCATGGCATGTCTGTGGTAAGCCCAAAGGGAGTAACGACAAGATGGTACCGACTATTGAGGAGAGCGACAGCTACGAGTTCGGCCCTAAAGCGACGATTGACTTGGAGGTAAGGAATAAGAGGACGCAATGCTTGGTCATGGTCCTCGAAGAAGTCACTTTCCCAGATTTCCCGTTCCGAGCCCTGGACGAGTGAGGAGTCCTTTTTGACGGGATATAGGCCAGTGTAGACAGACCACCTGCTGAGGCGGATCGGCTTGTCAGTGGAGTGCTGTTGGACGATGTAGCGGCAGATCTCAAGGGAAACATCGGCGGGCAGGCTAGAGTAGCCCCAGTGGCCAGCTTTTCGTGAAGATTCGGAGGGATCCTGATGGCAAGTAGAACTAGTCCttggaggtagaggtagttgagTCGTGGTGCAGGTGTCTTTGGGCAAGGCCGCAACAACgtcgccctctccctccttgaAGCCGTGGGGGAGGCGGGACCAACAGACATTCAAAGTCCGGTCATAAGGGGGCGGGATGGCGGAATCCAACTTGATGTTGTGAGTGTATTCATAGTCGAGATCTTCGAAGGAGTTCAAGTTGTCCATGGCGAAAGAATGCTTGCTTCTCGGATACGGATACTGGGGTAAATGATGGTGTCTTGTCTAGAGAgtgttgggttgggttgaaGTGGTGGGAGCAAGGGGAAGAGGTCGGACCTCTGGGTTCCTTTTAACTCAAGTTGATGGCACTGATCAGGGTCATGCCCTCGGCCTTCCCCAGCTCCTTCCGGCTGAGTCAAGGATGCAGTTGAGGGCAGGAAGAAGCACCAACTATCGCCAAGTGACATAACCAAGGTAGGTGTGCCCAGTTGCTGCCGGTAAGGAGAGGTAAGTGAAGTTCTGGTCTCCTAGTGTGGCACTCCTTCATACCTAGACGTATTTCCCCCAACACTGAGCAGATGCCGATGAGGGTGCTATCTCAAATAAACTTGATGGCTACTGCTCTCAAGTCTTGTTTCTGGAGGGAATTGCCTGGCGTTCCTTTCCAAGTCTGCGATTCCTTTCTCCATGAATGAGAAGCAGGTACGGCAGTCTCTGGCCATCCGCTTGGTCCAGACAGTCATTGTCCTGGGGTGGCAGAGCGGCAGGTATACAGAGGAAACAACGACAGAACAAGTttgagatgaagatgaggagaagaTTGTGACACAAAACAATGGGAATGAACTGGAAGGAGTGAGGGCATGTATTGCCTGATGTCGAtggtggcggtgatgatgttgatgatgttgatgatggtgttgagaCAAGATTTCATCTGATTTGACCGATTAAATCCAAACAGGGAATATGCAGTGTAAGTGATAAGACAAAGATTACATAAGCCgataaatacctatttctCTTATCGGGGTGTTCATCCCATCTTCCAGGTTTCTCTTATCGATAAAGCTACCCCGGTACCAAAATTCTGCGCTTTGGCCCCTCCACATCCTCCGCCAGGCCCCGTCAGACGCATGTCATTGCCCCGCCTCTCCCAATACAGCGCAGTCCAATGGCAGCACGTGCGGGCGTCGTACCAAAGAAGTCAGCTGTTAGCGCAGACGTACCTGCTGAGTTCCTTCAGCGGAAGCTCATAGCGAGATGTCCACTATAACTACCTTCATGGAAAGCTTGTCGCATCGCACAGCCAGGATTTGATGCGTGCGTCTGGGCGGTTCTCGTCGCTTCCCTTCAGTTGGACTGGTCGTGAGTGACGGAGGTACTTGGAGGCCATCTTCAGAACCCTGGCTTCCCTTGTCTCCATTCAATCTTTTTCCTGGTCATCTTTCtcatccaccatcaccaacatcaccaccaccaccactaccacacATACAGTAATTTGAATACGGACAACACCGCCCACCATGTCTGTCACTACCCAGGTGCCCAAGGACTTTGACGCTGAGAATGCGGACAACTTTGAGGATGTACGTCGCCTTCCTCCCCCCGCCCCTCAGCCTCGCTCGTTATTCTTTGCGCCGAACATTGCGACACACAATGCGCCACCCTACACCCTGACAGCATGCTGACCACTAGCACCCAACCAGATTGAGAAGCAATTCGCCGTCAAAGCCGTCCAGCAGATGGCTACGTACTGGGCCATCCTCGAAAAGGTGCCCGGCTCCAAGCTGCGCCTGACCAAGATGGACGACGACATCTTCGAGCACCTCAAGAGGGACTTCCCCGAGTTCGACCCCGCCGAGCCCATCAACGAGGACGAGATGAAGAGCAAGACGGGCAAGGAGAGGTGGCGCACCTTCATGATGGCCTACGACAAGAAGATTGACGACTACAACTTTGGCACTCTGCTGAGGGCCTCCCCCAAGACCGAGTACGGCGAGAAGGAGACCATCTTTGTGCCGCGCATGCAGTTTTATGCCGTCGAGATTGCGAGGTACGATCACCTACCGTCCCAGTGTTACAGGCAAAGAATACTGACATGTTTCAGAAACCGCGCCGGCCTCAACGACTGGATCTACGAGGAGGCGGAAAAGGAGAGGCAAAAGGCCAAGGGCAACACccagggcagcagcagcagcagcagcgcatAGGATACCAACCATCGAGCGAATACAAAGTGAATTTCTCTGCAATCCATCCAGTCGAGTTCTTGAAGCATGTCCTCGCGGGTGTATATGTTATGCCTCTTCATAGGTTGGGatatagagagagagagagagcgagGTAAGCATCTTTACCAAAGAATTACAAGTGCCGCGGTTTTCCATCCCATCAAGATTTTGATCCCAAAGTACTTATTGTTCCAGAGCCGGCTACCTAGATCGGGCTATTCCATCTCAGCCACGACTGCTTCCTATTGTTCTCGGCTACCCCTGAGCCCACCCAGCACTTTACTGTGTATGGCTCGACACAAACAATAGCAAGCACCGCCAAACAAAGACCCTCACAAAGCTACACCACAGACGCTTCTCCCTTCGCATCCTATTACCACAGAAACCCGAATCGCAAAAATGGCcctcctattatactatcaCCACTTGCCACCAGCCTTTCGAATTGCTACtaccacttcctcctccaaaagGCCGACCGTCTTTTTCCTCTTGGACCCATTTCACCATGATCTGGTCAAACTGATTTGACAGTCAACAACTGCTGTCATCAACAGTCACGATGAGCAGCCCAAAGCACGAAACGGAAAAGGGTGAGTCCATCGCTGTCGACATTGCGGCTCCCGCTCAACCAGCCCCCAAGCCCGTGAGATCGTCCTTCAAAAACCTCTTTGCCTTCACCCGCCCAGCCCATGT
It encodes:
- a CDS encoding DUF757 domain-containing protein gives rise to the protein MSVTTQVPKDFDAENADNFEDIEKQFAVKAVQQMATYWAILEKVPGSKLRLTKMDDDIFEHLKRDFPEFDPAEPINEDEMKSKTGKERWRTFMMAYDKKIDDYNFGTLLRASPKTEYGEKETIFVPRMQFYAVEIARNRAGLNDWIYEEAEKERQKAKGNTQGSSSSSSA